The genome window GCCCAGCAGGCTGTCGATCTCGCCGGTGGAGTCGGCGGTGCGGCGTGCCAGGGCCCGCACTTCGTCGGCCACTACGGCGAACCCACGACCTTGATCGCCGGCCCGTGCGGCTTCGATCGCGGCGTTGAGGGCCAACAGGTTGGTCTGTTCGGCAATCGAGCGAATGGTGTCGAGGATGGTGTTGATGTTCTTGCTGTCTTGCTCCAACGCCTGCATGGTCTGGGTCGATTGTTGCAGGTCTTCGCTCAGTTTCAACACGCTGCCGGTGGCTTCGCCGATGTGATGCTGGCCGTCGTGCACATCGCGGTAGCCTTCGTCCGCACTGGAGGCGGCCTGGCTGCAAGAACGGGCCACTTCGTTGGCGGTGGCAACCATTTCGTTGAACGCGGTGCTCACCAATTCCACGGCCTGGCGCTGGCGCCCGGCGGCATCGTTCATGTTCTGGGCCACGTGGCTGGTATCGGCCGCGGCGGTTTGCAGGTCGGAAGAGGCGCTGCCGATGCGTTGCATCAGTTGCGCGATCATGCCCAGGAACTGGTTGAACCAGCCCGCCAGGGTGGCCGTTTCGTCCTTGCCTTGCACCGAGAGTTTGCGGGTGAGGTCACCTTCACCTTCGGCGATTTCCTGCAGGCCATTGGCAACGCCGCGAATCGGCCGCACGATGACGCTGGCGAAACTGGCGCCCACCACGGCGAAGACCACGGCCAGCGCGGCAGCAATGGCGGCGATCAGCCAAGTCAGGCTCGAAGCCTCGGCCATCACTTCATCGCGTTTGATCAGGCCGATGAAGCGCCAGCCCAGCCCTTTGGAACTGACCACGTTGGCCATGTAGGGCACGCCGTCGATCTCGATCTGGGTCACGCCATCGCTGCTTTTGGCCAGCTCGGCATAGTTGGGGCCAAGGTCGGCCAGCGGCTTGAAGTTGTGCTTGGCATCGGCGGCGTCCACCAGGACGTTGCCGTTGGCTTCCACCAGCATCAGGTAGCCGCTGTCGCCCAGCTTGATGTTCTTGACCAGTTCGGTGAGCTGCTTGAGCGACACGTCCAGGCCGACCACGCCCACGACGTTGCCGCTGGCGTCGGCGACCGTGTGTACGGTGCCGATCAGCGACACATCGTCCGGCGCCCAGTAATAGGCGTCCGTGCGCACGGTCGTACCCGGTGCGGCGATGGCGGCCTTGTACCAGGGGCGCACGCGCGGGTCATAGTTGGTCATCTTCGGATCGTCAGGCCAGCTGGCGTAGCCACCGTCGCTCAGCCCCACGGACAGATAGGCGGTGGTCGGATGGCTCTTGGCGAATCGGTCGAATATTTCCAGGAGCTGTTGGTTGATCTCGGGGAGCGGTGTTTGTGCGGCATCGGCCAGGGAGTAGTTTTTCAACCCCTTGGCAGCGATGATCCGTGGATCCTTGGCGATGTATTCGACGTTCTGGCTGATGCCATCGAAGAACTGCTTCATGCCGTTGTCGATCTGGCGGATTTCACGGCCGCTGCTGTCCAGGAAGTTGGCCTTTGCGGCGTCGCGCAGGTTCATTACGACAAGCACCGCTACCAGGATAACCGGGAGGCAGGCGATGGCCGCGAACGCCCATGTCAGCTTCTGTTTGATATTCATGACTTCTCCCGCGGAATATTTTAAGTGTTGGAACGGCGGAAACAGCAGTGTTTGGCCTTGCGAGTCTCTGGAAGGGAAAAGCGCCTATGCCTACTGCCACTGTATCGACCAAAGTCGTAGGCACTTGAGGCTTGCCATTTTGGCGCGGGACGATCAGTAGAGGGCGTAGGCGCGATTGCAGGCGGCTTGACTAGTCTGGAAGATAGCGTGG of Pseudomonas fluorescens contains these proteins:
- a CDS encoding methyl-accepting chemotaxis protein, which gives rise to MIAQLMQRIGSASSDLQTAAADTSHVAQNMNDAAGRQRQAVELVSTAFNEMVATANEVARSCSQAASSADEGYRDVHDGQHHIGEATGSVLKLSEDLQQSTQTMQALEQDSKNINTILDTIRSIAEQTNLLALNAAIEAARAGDQGRGFAVVADEVRALARRTADSTGEIDSLLGNLARRTQEVTQQMQSSLQVSHTSVERIQQARDSFDKIRNSVDSIRDQNTQIATAAEEQHQVAEDINRHIAQIHADAQLVEEFAHSAQTGSGRLTDISGQLKGLVGRFKF